The genomic window TCCGGCCGGCAGGGTCACGCCCTTCTCGGCGGCCAGCCGTCCGTAGAGCTCCCGGCTGACGATCGCCCGGACCAGATCGCCACGCGTGTACGGCACCCGGACCGGCTCGGCCGCGGATGACGCCGAGGACGAAGCCGAAGCCGCGGGTGCCTTGTCGACGATCGTCGCGTGGCTGACGTCCCAGATCTCCTGGACCCGGTCCTCACCGACCGTCTCGCCGCCACCGACCCGAGCGGCGACCTCGGGCTGGAACCCACAGGCCCCGAGCCCGCCGACGGCGAACGTGGCAACGACGACGATGGATGCGAGTCTCCGGGCACGCTGCATGGTCAACACTCTCTCACGTCCGATGTGATCTACGTCGCCCCACCCTCAGCGTGCCGCGCCGACCGGCGCGGGCACGTCACCGAGGACGTCTTTCAGGAGCTGGGCGCACCACTGCAGGAGGGCCTGGTCGCGGATCAGCTCGCCACCGATCCGGCGGGTGCTGGGCCGGGGGACGCTGACCTGGTCGGCGCCGGGCTTGTAGACGGAGTCGGGGTGGTAGCGCTTCAGCCGCATCTGCTTGGAGTCGAGCAGCGACAGCGGCGAGAAGCGGATGTATTTGCCCTGCAGGGTGACGTCGGTCAGGCCGTAGGCGCGGGCCAGCAGACGGAACCGGGCCACCGCGATCAGGTTCACCACCGGCGCGGGCGGCTTGCCGTACCGGTCGGTCATCTCGGCCACCACCTCGTCCAGGCGTGCCTCGTCGCGGGACTCGGCCAGTTTGCGGTAGACCTCCAGGCGCAGCCGCTCGACGGCGATGTAGTCGGTCGGCAGGTGCGCGTCGATCGGCAGGTCGATCTTGACCTCCGGCTCCTCCTCCTGGCGCTCGCCCTTGAACTGGGCGACCGCCTCGCCGACCATCCGCACGTAGAGGTCGAAGCCGACACCCTCGATGTGACCGGACTGTTCGCCGCCGAGCAGGTTACCGGCGCCGCGGATCTCCAGGTCCTTCATCGCCACGTACATACCGGCGCCGAGTTCGGTGTGCTGGGCGATGGTGGCGAGCCGCTCGTGGGCGTGTTCGGTCAGCGGCTTCTCGCGGGGGTAGAGGAAGTAGGCGTACGCCCGCTCCCGTCCTCGTCCCACCCGGCCGCGGATCTGGTGCAGCTGGGCCAGGCCGAGCAGGTCGGCGCGGTCCAGGATCAGGGTGTTGGCGTTCGGGATGTCGATGCCGGACTCGACGATCGTGGTGCAGACCAGGACGTCGAACTCCTTCTCCCAGAAGCCGACCATCACCTTCTCCAGCTGCTCCTCGCTCATCTGGCCGTGCGCGATCGCGACCCGGGCCTCCGGGACCAGCTCACGGATCCGGCGGGCCGTCTTGTCGATCGACTCGACCCGGTTGTGCAGGAAGAAGACCTGGCCGTCGCGGAGCAGTTCGCGGTGGATGGCGGCGGAGACCTGCTTCTCGTCGTACCCGCCGACGTAGGTCAGGACCGGGTGCCGCTCCTCCGGCGGGGTGGCGATCGTCGACATCTCGCGGATGCCGGTGATCGCCATCTCCAGGGTGCGCGGGATCGGGGTGGCCGACATGGTCAGCACGTCGACCGAGGCGCGCAGGGCTTTGAGCTGCTCCTTGTGCTCGACGCCGAAACGCTGCTCCTCGTCCACGATGATCAGGCCGAGGTTCTTGAAACGGGTGGACTTGGCGAGCAGCCGGTGCGTGCCGATGATGATGTCGACAGTGCCGTTGCCGGCGGCCTCCAGGGTGAGGGTGGTCTCCTTCGGCGTCTGGAACCGGGACAACTGCCTGATCTGGACCGGGAACTGGCCCATCCGCTCGGTGAACGTGTTGAAGTGCTGCTGGGCGAGCAGTGTGGTGGGCACCAGCACGGCCACCTGTTTGCCGTCCTGCACGGCTTTGAACGCCGCTCGTACCGCGATCTCGGTCTTGCCGTAACCGACGTCGCCACAGATCAGCCGGTCCATCGGGACCTGCAACTCCATGTCGTGCTTGACCTCGATGATCGCGGCCATCTGGTCGGGTGTCTCGGTGTAGGGGAACGCGTCCTCCAGCTCCCGCTGCCACGGGGTGTCCGGGCCGAACGCGTGCCCGGAGGAGGCCTGCCGGGCGGCGTACAGCTGGATCAGCTGGGCGGCGATCTCCTTGACCGCCTTCTTCGCGCGGGCCTTGCTCTTCTGCCAGTCGGCGCCGCCCATCTTGTGCAGGGTGGGCGCCTCCCCGCCGACGTAACGCGACAGCTGGTCGAGCTGGTCGGTGGGGACGAAGAGCCGGTCGCCGGGCTGGCCGCGTTTGGACGCCGCGTACTCGATGACCAGGTACTCCCGGTCGGCGCCGTTGACCTTGCGCTGCACCAGTTCGATGTAGCGCCCGATGCCGTGCTGTTCGTGCACGACGAAGTCGCCGGTCTTCAACTCGAGCGGGTCGATGGTGTTGCGCCGCCGGGCCGGCAGCTTGCGCATGTCCTTCGTGGACGCGCCCCGGCCGCCGGAGATGTCGTTGCCGGTGATCACCGCGAGCCGGGAGGCCTCGTCGACGAAACCGTGGTTGAGCCCGCCGCAGGTGATCAGCACCTGACCGTCCCCGATCGGTTTCTCGATCGTGTCGACGGTGGTGACACCCAGACCGGCGTCACGCAGCAGCTCGGCGGCCCGCTGGGCGGTGCCCTTGCCCTCGAAGACCAGCGCGACGGCCCAGCCCTGACCGGCCCAGCCGGCCAGATCGGCGGCGAGCCGCGCGGTCTC from Actinoplanes derwentensis includes these protein-coding regions:
- the mfd gene encoding transcription-repair coupling factor yields the protein MQLSGLIPAALRDRGLARARDLAAKGFVDSDALDLTAPVSLRPFVVATVAGGTDLGGAARPVLAVTATSREADDLAAALGCLIDPDLVAVYPSWETLPHERLSPRSDTVGRRLAVLRRLAHPAEHPLRVIVAPVRSLLQPQLRGLGDLDPVELVTGREAELEEVARRLSDMAYARVDLVTKRGEFAVRGGILDVFPPTDEHPSRVEFWGDEVEEIRTFAVADQRTIDKVERLWAPPCRELLLTPSVRAKAASLAEEHPELAEILDKLAEGIPVEGMESLAPALLSGTGSMELLIDCMPAGTHVLLCDPERIRTRAHDLTRTSDEFLEASWAAAAVGGQAPIDVGAVAFKTLADVRAHAAVLKQPWWTVSPFGLATADASSPEALPWEDGASVDVAPDLGDAIALAAQPVPLYHGETARLAADLAGWAGQGWAVALVFEGKGTAQRAAELLRDAGLGVTTVDTIEKPIGDGQVLITCGGLNHGFVDEASRLAVITGNDISGGRGASTKDMRKLPARRRNTIDPLELKTGDFVVHEQHGIGRYIELVQRKVNGADREYLVIEYAASKRGQPGDRLFVPTDQLDQLSRYVGGEAPTLHKMGGADWQKSKARAKKAVKEIAAQLIQLYAARQASSGHAFGPDTPWQRELEDAFPYTETPDQMAAIIEVKHDMELQVPMDRLICGDVGYGKTEIAVRAAFKAVQDGKQVAVLVPTTLLAQQHFNTFTERMGQFPVQIRQLSRFQTPKETTLTLEAAGNGTVDIIIGTHRLLAKSTRFKNLGLIIVDEEQRFGVEHKEQLKALRASVDVLTMSATPIPRTLEMAITGIREMSTIATPPEERHPVLTYVGGYDEKQVSAAIHRELLRDGQVFFLHNRVESIDKTARRIRELVPEARVAIAHGQMSEEQLEKVMVGFWEKEFDVLVCTTIVESGIDIPNANTLILDRADLLGLAQLHQIRGRVGRGRERAYAYFLYPREKPLTEHAHERLATIAQHTELGAGMYVAMKDLEIRGAGNLLGGEQSGHIEGVGFDLYVRMVGEAVAQFKGERQEEEPEVKIDLPIDAHLPTDYIAVERLRLEVYRKLAESRDEARLDEVVAEMTDRYGKPPAPVVNLIAVARFRLLARAYGLTDVTLQGKYIRFSPLSLLDSKQMRLKRYHPDSVYKPGADQVSVPRPSTRRIGGELIRDQALLQWCAQLLKDVLGDVPAPVGAAR